In Ipomoea triloba cultivar NCNSP0323 chromosome 7, ASM357664v1, a single genomic region encodes these proteins:
- the LOC116025932 gene encoding serine/threonine-protein kinase OXI1-like: MNEDDGALSSVVSLNLRDLKITAALGRGAKGVVFLVQTHDGELLALKAISRASVEKKKLASGGGNGSEYRRIWFERQVLSSFENLLLPKLRGVVSTQKIVGYAIDYCPGGDLNTLRKKQTENIFSGDIIRFYAAELVLALEYLHGLGIVYRDLKLENVMIQENGHIMLIDFDLSTKLSPKSSETPQVVVVKSPSKSEPEKARKKLPSWYMLCRSGISPEEDSVHPYELGLSSSVSSSSRSDSVEKSNSFVGTEEYVAPEVILGNGHDFSVDWWCLGVMLYEMLYGTTPFKGANRKETFYRILSKEPDLVGEPTALRNLIGKLLEKDPDQRISGEEIKGHEFFRGVDWDGIVRMARPPFIPLTASTGDTDGNKQIDVESFVQDAFKVSGDEEVGHKTDNNCNFLKIKEFCDPSHTQNDNFFIF; the protein is encoded by the exons ATGAACGAAGACGACGGAGCTCTATCATCGGTCGTTTCTCTCAACCTGCGGGACCTGAAGATCACCGCCGCTCTTGGCCGCGGAGCTAAAGGCGTGGTGTTCCTGGTCCAAACTCACGACGGTGAACTGCTGGCGCTCAAGGCAATCTCGCGCGCTTCCGTAGAGAAGAAGAAGCTCGCTAGCGGCGGCGGCAATGGAAGCGAGTACAGAAGAATTTGGTTCGAACGCCAAGTACTGAGCTCCTTCGAAAATCTTCTTCTGCCGAAGCTCCGCGGAGTGGTTTCCACGCAGAAAATCGTCGGTTACGCCATTGATTACTGTCCCGGTGGGGATCTAAACACTTTGAGAAAGAAGCAAACGGAAAATATATTCTCTGGTGATATCATTAG aTTCTATGCAGCGGAGTTAGTACTGGCATTGGAGTATCTTCACGGATTAGGAATTGTGTACAGAGATTTGAAACTAGAAAATGTGATGATTCAGGAGAATGGTCATATAATGCTGATCGATTTCGATCTCTCCACAAAACTATCTCCCAAATCTTCTGAAACTCCTCaggttgttgttgttaagtcACCTTCGAAATCTGAGCCAGAGAAGGCACGGAAGAAGCTTCCTTCCTGGTACATGCTATGCAGGTCAGGAATCTCGCCGGAGGAGGACTCAGTACATCCGTACGAACTTGGCTTAAGCTCGTCGGTGAGTTCCTCGTCAAGATCCGACTCCGTTGAAAAGTCGAATTCCTTCGTCGGGACCGAAGAGTACGTAGCGCCGGAGGTCATACTAGGGAACGGCCACGATTTCTCCGTCGACTGGTGGTGTCTAGGCGTGATGTTGTACGAAATGCTGTACGGCACGACGCCGTTTAAGGGCGCGAATCGGAAGGAGACGTTCTATCGGATACTGTCAAAGGAGCCGGACCTGGTCGGAGAACCGACGGCGCTGAGGAATCTGATCGGAAAGTTGCTGGAGAAGGACCCCGATCAGAGGATCTCAGGTGAGGAAATCAAAGGCCATGAGTTTTTCCGAGGCGTTGATTGGGACGGGATTGTGCGAATGGCGAGGCCGCCGTTTATTCCATTAACGGCCAGTACTGGGGATACGGATGGGAATAAACAGATTGACGTGGAGTCTTTCGTACAAGACGCGTTCAAAGTTAGCGGGGATGAGGAAGTTGGGCACAAAACtgataataattgtaattttctcaaaattaaGGAATTTTGCGATCCCAGCCACACCCAAAACGacaattttttcatcttttaa
- the LOC116024352 gene encoding putative receptor-like protein kinase At3g47110: protein MKMSQEKTLSLLFYNYFSSALLCLICTLTLSTYSFVSSSSATLYSNETDRIALLDFKRRISDDPHGVLLNSWNDSVHHCGWQGVRCGRRHPRVVALRLPDLGLVGTISPHIGNLTFLRVLDLNSNKLYGEIPGEIGGLFRLRSLDLSVNALTGELVALNLSNCLQLRGLYFFENGLQGKLPTAFLANLKKLQELSLGRNRLTGGIPPTFGNLSSLRQLSLEMNHLEGRIPHEITRCWGLNILSLGGNNFTGTLSPSFFNITSLQIFSASANSLEGIIPSYIGDTMPNLEGFYFGLNQFHGTIPISFPNASKLQTLEVSDNHLVGKVPDNIGRLKNLQFLNLEYNLLGIGGNGPLNDLAFITSLSNCSNLNMFSIDNNRFEGKLPNTISNLTSKLHILYLGGNKIFGAIPRGIKNLVSLIAFDIGNSLLSGIIPSEIGELHKLQVLGLYENQLSGKMPPTLFNLTYLASLVLYNNNFDGNIPSNVENFRNLNEWYMKNNKLDGTIPQQIFNLPSLSKYLDLSHNSFTGPLSPSVGKLKTLNALDISGNKLSGKIPDTIGDCLSLGYIDMHDNLFEGKVPPSLVSLTSVTYLDISNNKLTGEIPRDLQNLSLLQYLNLSFNDLEGEVPTARVFAVETNVSLLGNKKLCGGIPELNLPPCRVKKTKHRKHLKLMIVIFTCICSALVFASVIAFLTLCWRKQKRVESAKSSKVEKLSKIPYRDLHQATDGFSETTLIGSGSFGSVYKGRFDQGVGEHTIAVKVLDLLKNGATKSFLAECKVLKNIRHRNLVPILTCCSSCDFAGNEFKALVYEFMENGDLDMWLHTHSSNARTTVLSVLQRLNIAIDVASALRYLHDDCEPTVIHCDLKPSNILLDNNLTAHVGDFCISRLYSHTIGDPIGEQSSTIGLKGSIGYVPPEYGIGAKASTFGDAYSFGILLLEMFTAKRPTDALFTNGGCKSIYEYVEAALSEQVMKIVDPLLLACLEISNLGIRQNEELENHANLVEIEESKVHNLFFSIFKTGLDCASTSPMDRMPMNEMSRELQKIKKAFFA from the exons ATGAAGATGAGCCAAGAGAAAACCCTCTCACTACtcttttataattatttctcATCTGCACTGCTTTGCCTAATATGTACTCTTACCCTTTCCACTTACTCCTTCGTATCGTCATCATCAGCTACTCTTTACTCAAATGAGACCGATAGAATTGCCCTTTTAGATTTTAAACGCCGGATTTCTGATGATCCGCATGGAGTGTTACTTAACTCCTGGAATGACTCTGTGCACCATTGTGGTTGGCAAGGAGTGAGGTGTGGTCGTCGACACCCACGAGTTGTGGCGTTGAGGCTTCCTGATTTGGGGTTAGTGGGAACCATATCTCCTCATATTGGAAATCTCACTTTCCTCAGGGTTCTTGATCTCAATAGCAATAAGTTGTACGGTGAAATCCCAGGAGAGATTGGTGGTTTGTTTCGACTAAGATCTCTCGACCTGTCTGTGAATGCACTGACGGGAGAACTGGTTGCGCTTAATCTGAGCAACTGCTTACAACTAAGGGGActctatttttttgaaaatggcCTCCAAGGGAAGCTCCCTACTGCATTCCTAGCTAATTTGAAGAAGCTACAAGAACTGTCTTTGGGTAGAAACAGATTGACAGGTGGAATTCCTCCCACTTTTGGGAATTTGTCATCACTTCGACAGTTGAGCTTGGAGATGAATCATTTGGAGGGACGTATTCCGCATGAGATTACGCGGTGTTGGGGTTTAAATATCCTTTCACTTGGTGGCAACAATTTCACTGGTACACTATCGCCTTCTTTCTTCAATATCACTTCTTTACAAATTTTTTCGGCATCTGCAAACTCACTTGAAGGGATCATTCCAAGCTACATAGGAGACACCATGCCAAATTTAGAAGGCTTTTATTTTGGCCTTAACCAATTCCATGGTACCATCCCAATTTCATTTCCCAATGCCTCTAAGCTTCAAACTCTTGAGGTATCTGACAACCATCTTGTAGGTAAAGTTCCAGATAATATTGGAAGGTTAAAAAATCTGCAATTCTTGAACCTTGAGTACAATCTTCTTGGTATAGGTGGCAATGGTCCCCTCAATGACTTGGCTTTTATAACATCTTTGTCCAATTGTAGTAACTTAAATATGTTTTCCATTGATAATAATAGATTTGAAGGTAAATTGCCAAACACCATATCTAACCTCACATCCAAGCTCCATATTTTATATCTAGGTGGGAATAAGATATTTGGAGCAATACCTAGAGGAATAAAAAATCTAGTTAGCTTGATTGCTTTCGATATTGGAAACAGTCTATTATCAGGTATTATTCCAAGTGAGATAGGTGAATTGCATAAATTACAAGTTTTAGGTCTTTATGAAAATCAATTATCTGGAAAAATGCCACCCACTCTTTTTAACCTTACTTATCTAGCTTCACTTGTTTTATATAACAACAATTTTGATGGCAATATACCCTCAAATGTGGAAAACTTCAGGAATTTGAATGAATGGTACATGAAAAATAACAAACTAGATGGAACCATTCCtcaacaaatttttaatttgccaTCTTTGTCTAAGTACCTTGACCTTTCCCATAATTCATTCACTGGTCCCTTATCTCCTTCCGTGGGCAAATTGAAAACACTAAATGCCTTGGACATCTCTGGGAACAAATTGTCGGGCAAAATTCCAGATACAATTGGAGATTGTTTGAGCCTTGGATATATTGATATGCATGATAATCTCTTTGAAGGTAAAGTCCCACCGTCTTTGGTTTCCTTAACAAGCGTTACGTATTTGGATATCTCAAACAACAAGTTGACTGGAGAGATACCGAGAGACCTCCAAAATCTCTCACTCTTGCAATATTTGAACCTTTCTTTCAATGATCTAGAGGGGGAGGTACCAACAGCTAGAGTGTTTGCAGTGGAAACCAATGTATCATTGCTTGGAAACAAAAAGCTATGCGGTGGTATACCTGAGCTAAATCTGCCTCCATGTCGtgtgaagaaaacaaaacacaGAAAGCATTTAAAGCTTATGATTGTTATCTTCACATGTATCTGCTCGGCTCTGGTGTTTGCATCAGTCATTGCTTTTCTAACATTGTGTTGGAGGAAACAAAAAAGAGTGGAATCAGCTAAGTCATCCAAAGTTGAAAAGCTTTCCAAAATCCCTTATAGAGACCTGCATCAAGCTACTGATGGTTTCTCTGAGACAACTTTGATCGGCTCGGGAAGTTTTGGCTCTGTTTACAAAGGAAGATTTGATCAAGGTGTTGGAGAACATACAATTGCGGTGAAGGTACTTGACCTTTTAAAAAATGGAGCTACAAAGAGCTTTCTTGCAGAATGTAAAGTGTTGAAGAACATACGCCACCGAAATCTTGTTCCAATTTTGACTTGCTGCTCGAGTTGTGATTTTGCAGGTAATGAATTCAAAGCTTTGGTTTATGAGTTCATGGAAAATGGGGATTTGGATATGTGGTTGCATACACATTCATCTAATGCAAGGACAACTGTTCTAAGTGTTCTTCAAAGGTTAAACATTGCAATTGATGTAGCTTCTGCATTGCGCTATCTCCATGATGATTGTGAGCCCACGGTTATTCATTGTGATCTAAAGCCAAGTAACATACTGCTCGATAACAACTTAACTGCTCATGTTGGAGACTTTTGTATATCAAGACTTTATTCACATACAATTGGAGATCCAATTGGTGAACAAAGTAGTACCATTGGATTAAAGGGTTCAATTGGTTATGTTCCACCAG AGTACGGGATAGGAGCAAAGGCATCAACTTTTGGAGATGCGTATAGCTTTGGAATCCTTTTGTTAGAAATGTTCACTGCTAAAAGACCCACAGATGCTTTATTCACGAATGGTGGATGTAAGAGTATCTATGAGTATGTTGAAGCAGCATTATCGGAGCAAGTGATGAAAATTGTTGACCCATTGCTTCTAGCATGCCTAGAAATTAGCAACCTTGGAATAAGACAAAACGAAGAGTTGGAGAATCATGCTAATTTGGTGGAAATTGAAGAGAGCAAGGTGCATAACTTATTCTTCTCCATCTTCAAAACTGGGCTTGATTGTGCTTCAACATCACCAATGGACCGCATGCCTATGAATGAAATGAGCAGGGAATTACAGAAGATTAAGAAGGCCTTCTTTGCGTAA
- the LOC116024351 gene encoding agamous-like MADS-box protein AGL29 → MSRRNTSRGVTRGRQRLPLARIENEVQRLVTFSKRRTGLFKKTSEMSTLCGTEITMVVFSPSGKPFSFSNPDMNTVLTKYFGEIPRAEANVPEHIIRAQRDAKMRAMTSQINVLEALIDEEMLVDQALREAEKGRPSISDLQLPELQSMEHHMKTLLDQVPEKLNMISIMGAQSQAMETRFGANDGAGPSGV, encoded by the coding sequence atgtCTCGTAGAAATACTTCTAGAGGAGTGACAAGAGGTCGACAAAGGCTTCCCCTTGCTAGAATAGAAAATGAGGTTCAACGTCTTGTAACATTTTCAAAACGGCGCACtggtttatttaaaaaaaccaGTGAGATGTCCACTTTATGTGGCACCGAGATTACGATGGTGGTATTCTCACCATCCGGCAAACCTTTCTCCTTTAGCAACCCTGATATGAATACAGTCCTTACCAAGTACTTTGGTGAAATCCCCAGAGCAGAAGCCAACGTACCTGAACATATTATCCGTGCTCAACGGGATGCTAAAATGAGAGCGATGACCTCTCAAATCAACGTCCTTGAAGCTCTAATCGATGAAGAAATGTTGGTCGATCAAGCTTTGAGAGAGGCTGAAAAAGGTAGACCATCCATATCTGATCTTCAATTGCCTGAGCTACAATCCATGGAACACCACATGAAAACACTCCTTGATCAAGTACCTgagaaattaaatatgatttcCATAATGGGGGCACAATCTCAAGCCATGGAAACTCGCTTTGGAGCCAATGATGGCGCTGGACCAAGTggtgtttaa